AACGAAATACCGGTCTGGGCCTGGCACTGGCCGATGCGCGAGCACGGGCTGATCCCCTGGCATCGCGCGCGCAAGCTACGCCTCGACACCTGGACTGTCGCGCGCAAAAGCCACGCCACCTATGCCTACGCCAGCCAGCTCGACGGCGAACCGGCGATCGGCATCGCCCCGCTGCTGCCACGAGTGATTCTGGAACGCATGCGGTTGCCGTATGAAATTGTGTTTGTCTGATCGGACTCGCTCGTAGCAGCTGCCGAGCCTGCGAGGCTGCGTTCGGCGGCGTAGCCGTCGTAAAACCGGAACTTACGGTGCATCAGGCAAACCGCGTCAGCCGGATTCACGACGGCTACGTCCGAATGCGGCCCACACCGAACGCTGCCTCGCGGTGCTCGACAGCTGCTACGGGTGTGGTGAATGTGTTTGAACTGCTCGCCCACGCATCAGTCGCATACATACAGCAGCCCTGATTCAGAGGAGTGAACGTGACCCACGATGCCGAACGCCAAGCCGTCGAATCAGTGCCATCGAACACGCCCCCGGCGATTCGCCGACTCAGAGTACTGACGGTCAATACTCACAAGGGTTTCACCGCCCTCAACCGACGTTTCATTCTCCCGGAACTGCGCGAAGCGGTACGCAGTACGTCGGCGGACCTGGTGTTTCTGCAGGAAGTGGTCGGTGAGCATGACCGGCATTCTTCCCGTTACAACGACTGGCCACCGACCTCGCAGTACGAATTCCTGGCCGACAGCATGTGGAGCGATTTCGCTTACGGTCGCAACGCGGTCTATCCCGACGGCCATCACGGCAATGCCCTGCTGTCGAAATACCCGATCCGCGAATTTCGCAACCTCGACGTCTCGATCACCGGCCCCGAGCGGCGCGGCTTGCTGCACTGTGTGCTGGATGTGCCGGGCCATGCCGAAGTGCATGCCATTTGCGTGCACCTGAGCCTGTTGGAAAGCCATCGACAACTCCAGCTGCAGTTGCTCTGCCTGTTACTCGAATCGTTGCCAGAGGACGCCCCGGTCATCATTGCCGGCGACTTCAACGACTGGCAGTTGCAAGGCAATGCCACCCTCGCCCGACGCGACTACCTGCATGAAGCATTCGAACGCCACCACGGCCGCCCGGCGAAAACGTACCCGGCACGGTTTCCCCTGCTGCGCCTGGACCGCATCTACCTGCGCAATGCCAGCAGTCATGAGCCGCGCATACTCGGCTACAAACCCTGGACGCACCTGTCGGACCATTTGCCGCTGGCAGTGGAGGTACGCCTGTAACACCGTCAAACGACAGGCGCCAAGAACTGCAGCCTGAAGCAGAAAAAATGACAGTAATCACGTCACGGACTTGCTCATGGATTTTGCACTGTTCATCCGTCACGCAACCGATAGCCCACTA
The Pseudomonas sp. GR 6-02 genome window above contains:
- a CDS encoding endonuclease/exonuclease/phosphatase family protein, whose product is MTHDAERQAVESVPSNTPPAIRRLRVLTVNTHKGFTALNRRFILPELREAVRSTSADLVFLQEVVGEHDRHSSRYNDWPPTSQYEFLADSMWSDFAYGRNAVYPDGHHGNALLSKYPIREFRNLDVSITGPERRGLLHCVLDVPGHAEVHAICVHLSLLESHRQLQLQLLCLLLESLPEDAPVIIAGDFNDWQLQGNATLARRDYLHEAFERHHGRPAKTYPARFPLLRLDRIYLRNASSHEPRILGYKPWTHLSDHLPLAVEVRL